A genome region from Petrotoga sibirica DSM 13575 includes the following:
- a CDS encoding exodeoxyribonuclease VII large subunit produces the protein MLFSQQEEFKFESIQELIEYLNSIFTSSPLYRQEIEVIGDVTHAKYSKRGDLYIELSQRVRSSNYSITIIFSQSNVPYVFEHCSVDNERELLNKRWKFQGIVNFWKREAKYVVSGSSIIPLGASEIEKKKKEILEKLEKSNLLRKVEHELIELDPIKKIAVITSPTAAGFGDFQKNINHSRFIPIVHLYPAPMQGAETVPGIKKALFAILKSGIYYDVVVIIRGGGSKSDLMYFDDFELGSLIAKFNRKIPVLTGIGHEQDSTIPDFVSWKNYSTPTEVSRDIVNQINYFTDNLETLEKNITYSFTNVYYQMENLLSFNTINNFKYYLSRELINLFRTLDEDHLNITRKVNQMIESSEKSISLNKLDYIQRFIEYSIKTYNQNIISTTNEIVSELKSKFEISERILFSTFQELTKSSPFAAFLNNGVLVKKGEEIIDSVEKLQRKDEVKLIFKDGEADSNIENIKKW, from the coding sequence TTGTTATTTTCCCAACAAGAAGAATTTAAGTTTGAAAGCATACAAGAGTTGATAGAATATTTGAACAGTATATTCACCAGTTCTCCTCTTTACAGGCAAGAGATCGAGGTTATAGGTGATGTTACTCATGCAAAATACAGTAAAAGAGGGGACCTCTACATTGAACTTTCTCAAAGAGTGAGAAGTTCAAATTATTCTATAACTATAATTTTCAGTCAATCTAATGTTCCATATGTATTTGAACATTGTAGTGTTGATAACGAAAGAGAACTTCTCAATAAAAGGTGGAAGTTTCAGGGCATTGTTAACTTTTGGAAAAGAGAAGCTAAGTATGTAGTATCTGGTTCATCAATAATACCTTTAGGCGCTTCTGAAATAGAAAAGAAGAAAAAAGAAATATTGGAAAAGTTGGAAAAGAGCAATCTTCTAAGAAAAGTGGAACATGAACTAATAGAACTTGATCCAATAAAAAAGATAGCCGTTATTACTTCACCAACCGCTGCTGGTTTTGGGGATTTTCAAAAAAATATTAATCATTCTAGGTTTATTCCTATTGTACACTTATACCCGGCTCCCATGCAGGGTGCAGAAACGGTACCTGGGATCAAAAAAGCCCTGTTTGCTATTTTAAAGTCTGGAATCTATTATGATGTAGTTGTTATAATCAGGGGAGGTGGTTCAAAAAGCGACCTGATGTATTTTGATGATTTTGAGCTTGGTTCTCTTATAGCAAAGTTTAACCGAAAGATTCCTGTTCTTACAGGGATAGGGCATGAACAAGATTCTACAATACCTGATTTTGTTAGTTGGAAAAACTATTCAACACCTACGGAAGTATCAAGAGATATAGTCAATCAAATTAACTATTTTACAGATAATCTAGAAACCTTAGAAAAAAATATAACCTATTCTTTTACCAATGTTTATTATCAGATGGAGAACTTACTCTCTTTCAATACAATTAACAACTTTAAATATTACCTTAGTAGGGAATTAATTAATTTGTTCAGAACTTTGGATGAGGATCATCTTAATATTACTAGAAAAGTTAACCAAATGATTGAAAGTAGTGAAAAATCAATATCTCTCAACAAGTTGGACTATATTCAAAGGTTCATAGAATATAGCATCAAAACTTACAACCAGAACATAATAAGTACAACGAATGAAATTGTATCTGAGTTGAAAAGTAAGTTCGAAATATCAGAAAGAATTTTATTTAGTACTTTTCAAGAACTTACTAAGTCGAGTCCTTTTGCTGCGTTTTTAAATAACGGTGTTTTGGTAAAAAAAGGTGAAGAAATCATAGATAGTGTGGAAAAACTACAGAGGAAAGATGAGGTTAAATTAATATTTAAAGACGGAGAAGCTGATTCGAATATCGAGAATATCAAAAAATGGTGA
- a CDS encoding extracellular matrix/biofilm biosynthesis regulator RemA family protein — protein MFIAVGKGVFVPTERIHSVVPDSFVQFGKIKKIYQGIDVLTQFENETELENSPPPLNATVSLIDASYGKAVKSIIYMDSGQIVLTALESKKIVEKIKKGRR, from the coding sequence ATGTTTATAGCGGTTGGAAAAGGTGTTTTTGTGCCTACGGAGAGAATCCATTCTGTTGTCCCTGATTCATTCGTTCAGTTTGGTAAAATAAAAAAGATTTACCAAGGAATTGATGTATTAACTCAATTTGAAAATGAAACTGAGTTAGAAAATTCTCCACCTCCTTTAAATGCCACTGTTAGTTTGATTGATGCTTCATATGGCAAGGCGGTCAAATCTATTATTTATATGGATAGTGGCCAAATAGTGTTAACTGCGCTTGAATCAAAAAAAATTGTAGAAAAGATTAAGAAAGGAAGGCGATAA
- a CDS encoding Asp23/Gls24 family envelope stress response protein, with product MSLNEENDFGEISISENVLKDLVFKSVEDYMKEQKVYNEKIQKDLQKSIKITINDDSSVSVSLKVPAKYGENIVEFSKNIQKAVKDDLERIAEVYISNIDISIENLVKPEELEEYEEIEEETLENEETPESEEKEDEEKREKNE from the coding sequence ATGTCTTTGAACGAGGAAAATGATTTTGGAGAAATTAGTATTTCAGAAAATGTGTTAAAAGATTTAGTTTTCAAAAGTGTAGAAGATTATATGAAAGAACAAAAGGTCTATAACGAGAAAATTCAAAAAGATTTGCAAAAGAGTATAAAAATTACAATTAATGATGATTCCAGTGTTAGTGTTTCGTTAAAGGTACCCGCTAAATACGGTGAAAACATCGTTGAATTTTCTAAAAATATTCAAAAAGCTGTTAAAGATGATCTTGAAAGAATTGCAGAGGTCTATATCTCAAACATTGACATATCTATTGAAAATCTTGTAAAACCCGAAGAGTTAGAAGAATACGAAGAAATAGAAGAAGAGACCTTGGAAAATGAAGAAACCCCTGAAAGTGAAGAAAAGGAGGATGAAGAGAAAAGGGAAAAGAATGAGTGA
- the acpP gene encoding acyl carrier protein, with amino-acid sequence MTKDELFEKVKEIIVDTLSVDEEEVTLDASFTDDLDADSLELVDLTMAFESELGVTIEDEELEKIKTVENAVNLLSEKLNIDDED; translated from the coding sequence ATGACAAAGGATGAGTTGTTCGAAAAAGTAAAAGAAATAATCGTAGATACGTTGAGTGTCGACGAGGAAGAAGTTACATTGGATGCCTCATTTACCGATGATTTAGACGCGGATTCTTTAGAGCTAGTGGATTTAACTATGGCTTTTGAGTCTGAACTCGGAGTAACGATAGAGGACGAAGAGTTAGAAAAAATCAAAACCGTTGAAAATGCGGTTAATTTATTATCTGAAAAATTGAACATCGACGATGAGGATTGA
- the rsmI gene encoding 16S rRNA (cytidine(1402)-2'-O)-methyltransferase: MGKLILVGTPIGNFEDISLRALKTLEEADLILTEDKRVTLKLINHFELGKKELFTFNEANSEKTMDTVLSLIESHNITALVSDAGMPVLADPGFNLVQRCWENSIKIDVVPGPSALTSALAVSGFPASKFLFLGFLPRGKKLRRLLREIKGFEYPIVFFESPNRIIKTLQEILDNFGEIEVFVAREMTKLYQEFFKGKISEGIKFFESKDQVKGELTVVIFPTRRI; encoded by the coding sequence ATGGGAAAATTAATTCTAGTTGGCACACCCATAGGTAATTTTGAAGATATTTCTTTAAGAGCCTTAAAAACTTTGGAAGAAGCTGATCTAATACTCACCGAGGATAAAAGGGTCACCTTGAAATTGATAAACCATTTTGAACTTGGCAAAAAAGAGTTATTTACTTTCAATGAGGCAAACTCAGAAAAGACTATGGACACTGTATTATCTTTGATCGAAAGTCATAATATAACCGCCTTAGTGTCAGATGCGGGGATGCCTGTTTTGGCCGACCCCGGCTTTAACTTGGTACAAAGGTGTTGGGAAAATAGTATTAAAATAGACGTGGTCCCAGGCCCTTCTGCATTGACTTCTGCTTTAGCTGTAAGTGGATTCCCGGCTTCCAAGTTTTTATTCTTAGGCTTTTTACCTCGAGGTAAAAAATTGAGAAGACTTTTGAGAGAGATAAAAGGTTTCGAATATCCAATAGTTTTTTTTGAATCTCCAAATAGAATAATAAAGACCTTACAAGAAATTTTGGATAATTTTGGAGAGATAGAAGTATTCGTTGCACGAGAGATGACGAAGCTCTACCAAGAATTTTTTAAAGGGAAAATTTCTGAAGGGATAAAATTTTTTGAATCCAAAGATCAAGTGAAAGGAGAGCTAACCGTTGTTATTTTCCCAACAAGAAGAATTTAA
- the clpP gene encoding ATP-dependent Clp endopeptidase proteolytic subunit ClpP, which produces MAIPMPVVIETEGRYERAYDIYSRLLKDRIVFLGTPINDDVANVIIAQLLFLESQDPDKDIFLYINSPGGSVTAGLGIYDTMQYVKPDISTICIGQAASMGALLLAAGAKGKRYSLPYSRIMIHQPWGGAEGTAVDIQIHAREILRLKDDQNNILSKHTGQPLEKIEKDTDRDFFMNAQEALNYGLIDKVITTKSEATKEIDKK; this is translated from the coding sequence ATGGCTATACCTATGCCAGTAGTTATAGAAACGGAAGGAAGATACGAAAGGGCTTATGACATCTATTCTAGATTGTTGAAAGATAGAATAGTTTTTTTAGGAACACCAATAAATGATGATGTAGCTAATGTAATAATTGCCCAGTTACTCTTCCTGGAATCTCAAGATCCAGACAAAGACATATTTTTATACATAAACTCTCCTGGCGGTTCTGTAACGGCAGGATTAGGAATATACGACACAATGCAGTACGTTAAACCTGATATTTCAACTATATGTATAGGTCAGGCTGCCTCTATGGGAGCGTTACTATTAGCGGCTGGTGCAAAAGGTAAAAGGTATTCTTTGCCTTACTCAAGAATTATGATACACCAACCTTGGGGTGGTGCCGAAGGAACAGCCGTTGATATACAAATACACGCTAGAGAGATTTTAAGATTAAAAGATGACCAAAACAACATACTTAGCAAACATACTGGACAACCCTTAGAAAAGATAGAAAAAGATACCGATAGAGACTTTTTTATGAATGCACAAGAAGCTTTAAACTATGGTCTCATAGATAAAGTAATAACAACAAAGAGTGAAGCCACTAAAGAAATCGACAAAAAATAA
- the dxs gene encoding 1-deoxy-D-xylulose-5-phosphate synthase — MASPNTPLYKALKNMGYKELEEIAHEIREYIFNVVYNNNGHLASNLGVVELTIALYRIFDPLEDVIIWDTSHQSYVHKLLTGRWKDFKTIRKKGGLSGYTNIYESPADRFGAGHAGTSIAASVGYALSDKIKNRKRNIVTVIGDGALGCGMALESLNQLNYQDAKVKIVLNDNNMAISKNVGAISRLLNNFRIKKEYTQAKEILKSSLEDSSVGKDVESVLKKVRNALKYSIYDTPASLFEELGIKYYGPVDGHDIKKMEEFLGFIKDYDEKSVILHVVTTKGKGFEETEKSPTKFHGVSKKEVNKVSYSKIVGHTLSHLKDYEFLAFTGAMADGTGLNILQDICPDKVIDMGITEPSIVTTASALSLGGVLPVVDIYSTFMQRAFDSLIHDVALQKTPVLFLLDRAGLVGEDGPTHQGVFDISYTRLIPNVEIWTPLNAQDLANMIYTSVINGLKKPRFIRFPRDGEKIEIQDILDNLQIVDGEWKYLKMADSGIYALAVGTISQNVYEALKDYNINIIGVRSVKPLNEYFLEILEQRAEYIFVYEEGSLKGGFNEDIFKLRIKKIYSFGVKDEFVSHATREEQLEECGLSIETIRDNFEKIVSKVKIQSS, encoded by the coding sequence ATGGCATCACCAAATACTCCTCTGTATAAAGCACTTAAGAACATGGGCTACAAGGAATTAGAAGAAATAGCCCATGAGATTCGAGAGTATATTTTCAACGTTGTATACAATAACAATGGTCATCTTGCCTCAAATTTGGGTGTTGTGGAATTAACTATCGCATTGTACAGGATATTTGATCCACTAGAAGATGTTATTATTTGGGATACCAGTCATCAATCTTACGTGCATAAACTTTTGACAGGTCGTTGGAAAGATTTCAAGACCATACGGAAAAAAGGCGGATTAAGTGGATACACAAATATCTACGAATCACCAGCAGATAGATTTGGAGCTGGGCATGCGGGGACCTCTATAGCAGCTTCCGTAGGTTATGCGCTATCTGATAAAATAAAAAATAGGAAAAGGAATATAGTTACTGTTATTGGAGATGGAGCCTTAGGTTGTGGAATGGCTCTTGAATCGTTAAATCAGTTGAACTATCAAGATGCAAAGGTGAAGATAGTTCTAAACGATAACAACATGGCTATTTCAAAAAATGTAGGAGCAATTTCCCGATTGTTGAACAACTTTAGAATAAAAAAAGAATATACCCAAGCAAAAGAAATTTTAAAGAGTTCTTTGGAAGATTCGTCCGTTGGTAAGGATGTAGAATCAGTTTTAAAGAAAGTCAGAAACGCTTTAAAATACTCTATATACGATACACCAGCATCACTATTTGAAGAGTTAGGAATCAAATATTATGGACCAGTTGATGGACATGATATCAAAAAAATGGAAGAGTTTTTGGGATTTATTAAAGATTATGATGAGAAGTCTGTGATACTGCATGTTGTTACCACCAAAGGTAAAGGTTTCGAAGAAACTGAAAAATCTCCAACTAAATTTCATGGTGTATCAAAAAAAGAAGTGAACAAAGTCTCTTACAGTAAAATTGTTGGACATACGTTATCCCACTTAAAAGATTATGAGTTTTTAGCTTTTACGGGAGCCATGGCCGATGGAACTGGATTAAATATCCTTCAAGATATATGTCCTGACAAAGTAATTGATATGGGTATCACGGAACCAAGTATAGTTACTACTGCGTCTGCTCTATCTTTAGGTGGAGTTTTGCCTGTTGTTGATATTTACTCAACTTTCATGCAAAGAGCATTTGATTCACTTATTCATGATGTTGCCTTACAAAAGACACCGGTTCTATTTTTGTTAGATAGGGCGGGTTTGGTTGGAGAAGATGGTCCCACGCACCAGGGAGTTTTTGATATCTCATATACAAGGTTAATTCCAAATGTAGAAATCTGGACCCCTTTAAACGCACAAGATTTAGCTAATATGATTTATACTTCTGTAATAAATGGTTTGAAAAAACCTAGATTTATTAGATTTCCAAGAGATGGAGAAAAAATAGAAATACAAGATATACTCGACAACCTTCAAATAGTAGATGGAGAATGGAAATATTTAAAAATGGCTGATTCAGGGATATACGCTCTTGCTGTTGGAACTATCTCTCAAAATGTTTATGAAGCTCTGAAAGATTATAATATTAATATAATCGGAGTACGAAGCGTCAAACCTTTAAATGAATATTTTTTGGAAATATTGGAACAAAGAGCCGAATATATCTTTGTTTATGAAGAGGGTAGTTTAAAAGGTGGTTTCAACGAAGATATATTCAAACTGAGAATTAAGAAAATTTACTCATTTGGTGTGAAAGACGAGTTTGTTTCTCATGCCACGAGAGAAGAACAACTAGAAGAGTGCGGCCTTTCTATAGAAACTATAAGGGATAACTTTGAAAAAATCGTCTCTAAGGTTAAAATACAATCATCTTAA
- the mutS gene encoding DNA mismatch repair protein MutS, translating to MSNLTPMIKQYLKIKEEYKDSILLFRLGDFYETFFEDAKKVSEILQIVLTKRNGHPMAGIPYHALNNYLKRLLDAGYKVAICEQMEDPQSSKGIVDRKVTRILTPGTIIDEGMLEETNRFTALITNNGNLFKIAIFDFSTGDFYLDSFDFKESELLDFISSFGLVQILLSKELEHLSKKIKNLANQVYVEILDEWYFSNNFKDHLKETYEVLSLDHLDYDDEELKVADAVLKYLEVTQFSKIKHMKLPKRFKTKNYMFLDSNTIENLGILPTNSNKGKTLYDILKFTKTSMGNRKLREFILTPLTDKEKIEERLNKVQYLVEDPLLLEELKEYLSSVKDLERISSRISLMKATPKDLIALKDSLEVIPYIIESLTSNPGLTNFFDGIDVLKEVKEFIENTIIEEPAIAPGNGKVIKEGVSEELDEYRNIFNNLDSVLKGIEKREKEKTKISSLKVGRNKIYGFYIEVSKTQSSKVPDDYVRKQTLVNTERYTIKELEEVEQRLAISEEKIKVIEKDIYDKVLTHLSQYVDKIEKLSDKIAELDVFRSFAEVSRVYNYKRPTFVQNSKEIKIINARHPVVERFVDDFTPNDLYLNEDKFYIILTGPNMSGKSTFIRQIGLISIMAQIGCFVSAEMAEIPIYDGIFTRIGARDDIVSGKSTFLVEMLEVSTILNKATNNSLVLLDEVGRGTSTLDGISVAWAISEYLFQVKRCNTIFATHYTELTYMSHIYEEVVAKRIKVVETMDGVIFLHKIEDGISDNSYGIEIARLAGFPVEIIERSKEILAQLSNRVDLENRLKRIKNINKKKYESHENQLKMF from the coding sequence ATGAGTAATTTAACTCCGATGATAAAGCAATATCTAAAGATAAAAGAAGAATATAAAGATTCTATTTTACTTTTTAGACTCGGAGATTTTTATGAAACTTTTTTTGAAGATGCCAAAAAAGTCAGTGAAATATTGCAAATTGTGCTAACGAAAAGAAATGGTCACCCTATGGCAGGCATTCCTTACCATGCTTTAAATAACTATTTAAAAAGGCTATTAGATGCGGGGTATAAAGTAGCTATATGTGAACAAATGGAAGATCCTCAAAGCTCAAAAGGTATAGTAGATAGAAAAGTAACCAGAATACTGACACCCGGTACCATCATAGACGAAGGTATGTTGGAAGAAACAAACAGATTTACAGCCTTGATCACCAACAATGGGAATTTGTTTAAAATAGCCATTTTTGATTTTTCAACGGGTGACTTTTATTTAGACTCATTTGATTTCAAAGAAAGCGAACTATTAGACTTCATCTCTTCTTTTGGTTTGGTACAGATTTTGCTATCCAAGGAGCTTGAACACCTATCAAAAAAGATAAAAAATTTAGCCAATCAGGTTTATGTAGAAATCTTGGATGAATGGTATTTTTCAAACAATTTTAAAGACCATTTGAAAGAAACGTACGAAGTTTTAAGTCTTGATCATTTGGATTACGATGATGAAGAATTAAAAGTAGCCGATGCTGTTTTAAAGTACTTAGAAGTCACACAATTTTCAAAAATCAAACACATGAAACTTCCAAAGCGTTTTAAAACAAAAAACTACATGTTTTTAGATTCCAACACTATAGAAAATCTTGGCATTCTTCCTACAAATTCAAACAAAGGAAAAACTCTTTACGACATTCTAAAATTCACAAAAACCAGTATGGGGAATAGAAAATTAAGAGAGTTCATCCTTACTCCTCTCACCGATAAAGAAAAAATAGAAGAAAGGCTAAACAAAGTCCAGTACTTAGTTGAAGATCCTCTTTTGTTAGAAGAACTAAAAGAATATTTGTCATCTGTAAAAGATCTCGAAAGGATCTCATCTAGGATTTCTTTGATGAAGGCAACTCCAAAAGATCTTATTGCGTTAAAAGATTCTTTGGAAGTGATTCCCTATATAATCGAATCTTTAACTTCGAATCCAGGATTGACCAATTTTTTTGATGGTATAGATGTCCTTAAAGAAGTTAAAGAGTTTATTGAAAATACCATCATCGAAGAACCTGCTATTGCTCCAGGAAACGGAAAAGTAATTAAAGAAGGTGTTTCAGAAGAGTTAGATGAATACAGAAACATATTTAATAACTTAGATAGCGTTTTGAAAGGTATTGAAAAGAGGGAGAAGGAAAAAACTAAGATTAGTAGTTTGAAAGTTGGAAGGAATAAGATTTACGGTTTCTATATAGAAGTTTCAAAAACACAATCTTCTAAAGTTCCTGATGATTACGTGAGAAAGCAAACGTTGGTTAATACGGAAAGGTATACAATAAAAGAATTGGAAGAGGTTGAACAGCGCTTAGCGATATCAGAAGAAAAAATAAAGGTTATTGAAAAAGATATTTACGATAAGGTATTAACTCATCTAAGTCAATATGTGGATAAAATAGAAAAACTTTCCGATAAGATCGCTGAATTGGATGTTTTTAGATCTTTTGCAGAGGTTAGCAGAGTTTACAATTACAAAAGGCCCACTTTTGTGCAAAACTCCAAAGAAATCAAAATAATCAACGCAAGACATCCAGTGGTGGAAAGATTTGTTGATGACTTTACTCCTAACGACTTATATTTAAACGAAGACAAGTTTTATATAATTTTGACAGGTCCTAATATGAGTGGAAAATCAACTTTTATAAGGCAAATAGGGCTAATAAGTATAATGGCACAAATAGGTTGCTTTGTTTCTGCCGAAATGGCGGAAATCCCTATTTATGATGGTATATTTACGAGAATCGGTGCAAGGGATGATATAGTTAGCGGAAAATCAACTTTTTTAGTCGAGATGTTAGAGGTTTCAACTATATTGAATAAAGCAACGAATAACAGCCTTGTGCTCCTTGATGAAGTAGGGAGAGGGACGAGTACATTAGATGGTATTTCTGTTGCATGGGCAATCTCAGAATATTTATTTCAAGTTAAAAGATGCAATACAATCTTCGCTACACATTATACGGAGTTAACTTACATGTCGCATATATATGAAGAAGTAGTTGCGAAGAGAATTAAGGTTGTAGAAACTATGGATGGTGTTATATTTTTACACAAAATTGAAGATGGCATAAGTGATAACAGTTACGGTATAGAAATAGCAAGATTGGCAGGATTTCCCGTCGAAATAATTGAAAGATCAAAAGAAATATTGGCTCAATTGTCAAATAGAGTCGACTTGGAAAATAGATTGAAGAGAATAAAAAATATTAATAAGAAAAAATATGAATCACATGAAAATCAGTTAAAAATGTTTTAA
- the nusB gene encoding transcription antitermination factor NusB, whose translation MKRKGKRMSENISKKRMMRKLIFESLFQLSVKDVKLEDILFTFEKLNEGVRLEESYYLEAKQYIEDIYKDKNEYDELIKKYSVDWSIERIGNIEKTVMRIFIYELINKKEIPVKVILNESTELTKTYATQKAAAFVNGIMDKIARSQASIM comes from the coding sequence ATGAAGAGAAAAGGGAAAAGAATGAGTGAAAACATATCAAAAAAAAGGATGATGAGAAAGTTAATTTTTGAAAGCCTTTTCCAACTATCGGTAAAGGATGTGAAGTTGGAAGATATATTATTCACTTTTGAAAAATTAAACGAAGGGGTACGATTAGAAGAAAGTTATTATTTAGAGGCTAAACAATACATTGAAGATATTTATAAAGATAAAAATGAGTATGATGAGTTGATTAAAAAATATTCAGTTGATTGGTCAATAGAAAGGATAGGAAACATCGAAAAAACAGTGATGAGGATTTTTATCTACGAACTAATAAACAAAAAAGAGATACCTGTCAAAGTAATATTAAATGAATCCACGGAGTTAACCAAAACTTATGCGACACAAAAAGCCGCTGCTTTTGTTAACGGTATTATGGATAAGATTGCACGTTCTCAAGCATCGATTATGTAG
- a CDS encoding CTP synthase, whose amino-acid sequence MAEKYIIVTGGVLSGIGKGVVSASIGRLLKELGLTVNSLKIDPYLNVDAGTMNPNQHGEVFVTEDGYEADLDLGHYERFLGIEMKSFNNMTAGQVYKYVIEKEREGRYLGATVQMVPHVTERVKERIEEIDTEVLLIEIGGTVGDIEGEIFLEAVRELSFEKGRKNFMFIHVTFVPYLHVTNEFKTKPTQQSVQLLRRIGIQPDMLLVRTEKEIDLSSLEKVALFGGVPLDYVVNLPDLANVYEVPQILYEKNIHTLISSKLNLEISKEVEELSWKCPKTFKNLKIAMICKYLGTDDAYKSIMESVFLSGAKRPDLINSEELEEMSEEEIKILLSKYEGIIIPGGFGSRGIEGKIKAIKYSRENNVPLLGICLGMQLMVIEFARNVFGYKEANSTEFDENTPYPVIDLMEEQKKMLNLGGTMRLGAQNIEILPDTKLHKIYEGKNSIFERHRHRYEVNYKDFENMFEKGKNVPNKLSISAVTDFVEAIELSSHPFYIGIQYHPEFKTKVGDPHPIFKAFIEAIEKNK is encoded by the coding sequence ATGGCTGAAAAATACATTATAGTAACGGGAGGAGTACTCAGCGGTATAGGTAAAGGAGTTGTTTCTGCTTCAATAGGAAGGCTTTTAAAAGAGCTGGGATTAACCGTCAATTCATTGAAAATAGATCCTTATCTGAATGTAGATGCTGGAACTATGAACCCCAACCAACATGGAGAAGTTTTTGTAACAGAAGATGGCTACGAAGCGGATCTTGATTTGGGCCATTATGAGAGATTTTTAGGGATAGAGATGAAGAGTTTCAACAATATGACAGCAGGTCAAGTGTATAAATATGTTATCGAGAAAGAAAGAGAAGGAAGGTATTTAGGAGCTACCGTTCAGATGGTTCCTCACGTTACTGAAAGGGTAAAAGAAAGGATCGAAGAGATAGACACAGAAGTCTTGCTCATTGAAATAGGGGGCACTGTTGGCGATATTGAAGGTGAAATATTTTTAGAGGCTGTAAGAGAGCTGTCTTTCGAGAAAGGTCGAAAAAATTTTATGTTCATACACGTAACTTTTGTCCCTTATTTACATGTTACCAACGAGTTTAAAACTAAGCCAACTCAGCAATCCGTTCAACTTTTAAGAAGAATAGGAATCCAACCAGATATGCTTTTGGTAAGAACGGAAAAAGAGATAGACCTTTCCAGCCTTGAAAAAGTAGCTTTGTTCGGAGGCGTTCCTTTAGACTATGTTGTAAACCTTCCGGATTTAGCAAACGTTTATGAAGTTCCTCAAATTCTTTATGAAAAGAATATTCATACGCTTATTTCTAGTAAATTGAATTTGGAAATATCAAAAGAAGTTGAAGAATTGAGCTGGAAATGTCCTAAAACATTTAAAAACTTAAAAATTGCTATGATTTGCAAGTATTTAGGTACCGATGATGCCTACAAGAGTATAATGGAAAGTGTTTTTTTAAGTGGTGCAAAAAGGCCTGATCTAATCAACTCTGAAGAGCTAGAAGAAATGAGCGAAGAGGAAATCAAAATACTTTTAAGTAAATATGAAGGTATAATTATCCCAGGCGGCTTTGGATCAAGAGGAATCGAAGGAAAGATAAAGGCTATAAAATATTCCCGGGAAAATAATGTTCCTCTTCTTGGGATTTGCCTTGGTATGCAACTAATGGTGATAGAGTTCGCTAGAAATGTTTTCGGATACAAAGAAGCTAATTCAACTGAGTTTGATGAAAATACTCCTTATCCTGTTATTGATTTGATGGAAGAACAAAAAAAAATGCTTAATTTAGGCGGCACAATGAGACTAGGAGCTCAAAATATTGAAATACTTCCCGACACGAAACTTCACAAGATCTATGAAGGGAAAAATTCTATCTTTGAAAGGCACCGACACCGTTATGAAGTTAATTACAAAGATTTCGAGAATATGTTTGAAAAAGGGAAAAATGTTCCTAATAAACTTTCCATATCCGCCGTTACAGATTTCGTTGAAGCTATTGAACTGAGTTCTCATCCTTTTTATATCGGTATTCAATACCATCCGGAATTTAAGACAAAAGTTGGAGATCCGCATCCTATCTTCAAAGCATTTATTGAAGCGATTGAAAAAAACAAATAA